The Streptomyces sp. NBC_01255 genome window below encodes:
- a CDS encoding DUF7660 family protein: protein MSLIPDDEVRSRDELVSFVRGLHEDYLRRGDEWENQTLDRFLEALAAWMHDSPGWYQNVGQELPEGGNWAFLAKALQAATGYE from the coding sequence ATGTCACTGATTCCCGACGATGAAGTCCGCAGCCGCGACGAACTGGTCTCCTTTGTTCGAGGACTGCATGAGGACTATCTCCGAAGGGGAGACGAGTGGGAGAACCAGACCCTCGATCGATTCCTTGAGGCCCTTGCGGCATGGATGCATGACTCGCCGGGCTGGTATCAGAACGTGGGTCAAGAGCTCCCCGAAGGCGGGAACTGGGCTTTCCTGGCGAAAGCGCTTCAGGCCGCCACTGGCTATGAGTGA
- a CDS encoding HPP family protein — translation MSTDAVPRTETHPTDSVDPTDSEGPTGSEGPAALTRLRLPRIAGRAPARPAPAAAFHSVTAATAALLGLVAIGAAIHEPVLIPPLAASAALVHCAPTLPLAQPRSVVVGHLLGAAAGYAVATAAGGSTWAAAVAAGVALALTTLARTPHSPACATAVVIVLQSPAPGRFVPLLFGATVLLVLTAFTASRIRRGAPKYPAYWW, via the coding sequence ATGAGCACCGACGCCGTCCCCCGTACCGAAACCCACCCCACGGACTCCGTCGACCCCACGGACTCCGAGGGCCCCACGGGCTCCGAGGGCCCCGCAGCGCTCACCCGCCTCCGTCTGCCCAGGATCGCCGGCCGGGCTCCGGCCCGCCCCGCACCCGCGGCCGCGTTCCACAGCGTCACCGCGGCGACGGCCGCCCTGCTGGGACTCGTCGCGATCGGCGCCGCCATCCACGAGCCGGTACTGATACCGCCGCTGGCCGCCAGCGCCGCCCTGGTGCACTGCGCCCCCACGCTCCCCCTGGCCCAGCCCCGCAGCGTGGTCGTCGGCCACCTGCTCGGGGCCGCCGCCGGATACGCGGTCGCGACCGCGGCGGGCGGCAGCACCTGGGCCGCCGCCGTCGCCGCCGGTGTCGCCCTCGCCCTGACGACACTGGCCCGGACCCCGCACTCGCCGGCCTGCGCGACCGCCGTCGTCATCGTGCTCCAGTCGCCCGCGCCGGGCCGGTTCGTCCCGCTGCTCTTCGGCGCCACCGTCCTGCTCGTGCTGACCGCGTTCACCGCGTCCCGCATCCGCCGCGGCGCACCGAAGTACCCCGCCTACTGGTGGTGA
- a CDS encoding DUF6296 family protein — MNTLRYELVFSDGTGSARDVVIVERTLSSGPGGHPVYADPTGIIRAEISDRGEVRVLASGGHQEPAQSVAARPLPDEPEER, encoded by the coding sequence ATGAACACACTCAGGTACGAGCTGGTGTTCTCCGACGGCACGGGCTCGGCCCGGGACGTCGTGATCGTGGAGCGCACCCTCTCCTCGGGGCCCGGTGGCCATCCGGTGTACGCCGACCCGACGGGCATCATCCGAGCGGAGATCAGCGACCGCGGCGAGGTGCGCGTCCTCGCCTCGGGCGGCCACCAGGAACCAGCCCAGAGCGTCGCGGCCCGCCCGCTCCCCGATGAGCCGGAAGAGCGTTGA
- a CDS encoding YybH family protein codes for MTTTDLDNLVLTDDVEQQNQAFIDAFNSGDGAIFDQLYRDDAISNLSGRALTGAERRQGIIDLLKTGPKLDSKVVHNYVAGDVSLVIVEFRLDVADEQGGRQIITGTCTDVMRRTGDNRWIMAIDRPLADELPTK; via the coding sequence ATGACCACCACCGATCTCGACAACCTGGTCCTCACCGACGACGTGGAGCAGCAGAACCAGGCGTTCATCGACGCCTTCAACTCGGGCGACGGAGCCATCTTCGACCAGCTGTACCGCGACGACGCGATCTCGAACCTCTCGGGCCGTGCGCTGACGGGCGCGGAGCGCCGGCAGGGCATCATCGACCTGCTGAAGACCGGCCCCAAGCTCGACTCGAAGGTCGTGCACAACTACGTCGCCGGGGACGTCTCGCTGGTGATCGTCGAGTTCCGCCTCGACGTCGCCGACGAGCAGGGCGGGCGCCAGATCATCACGGGCACCTGCACCGACGTCATGCGGCGCACCGGCGACAACCGCTGGATCATGGCGATCGACCGTCCCCTCGCGGACGAGCTCCCGACCAAGTAG
- a CDS encoding type I polyketide synthase: protein MNNEEKLVDYLKRVTVDLQKTRRRLAELESAASEPVAVVGMACRYPGGVASPDDLWNLVAEGRDAITEWPADRGWDVDALYDPEPGLPGRTYTKEGGFLEGATRFDAGFFGISPREALAMDPQHRVLLETAWELFENAGIDPTALRGSSTGVFAGIVEQSYLGLDGPEEFEGYLMTSKLGSVASGRIAYSFGLEGPAVSLDTACSSSLVALHLAVQSVRSGESALAVAGGVTVNGHPGGFVDFSRQNGLSADGRCRSFAASAGGTGWSEGVGLVLVEKLSDARRNGHRVLAVIRGSAVNQDGASNGLTAPNGPSQERVVKGALADAGLTTADVDIVEAHGTATRLGDPIEAQALLATYGQGRPADRPLRLGSLKSNIGHTVAAAGVGGVIKMIQAMRHGTMPRTLHVDEPTPVVDWHAGAVELLTEELAWPELDRPRRAAVSSFGVSGTNAHVILEEVPETITAPEEETASGQDTPWVLSAKSRPALRDQARRLAEHLAERPELTDQDVAFSLATTRAALPERASIVGADREARLARLTALAEGEPAAGLVTGSAGRSGKTVFLFPGQGSQWAGMAVDLMDTSPEFAARIDACAEALAEFTDWSLQDVLRGTDGRGADGSGTDGSGADGTPGLERVDVVQPVLWAVMVSLAELWRSRGVRPEAVIGHSQGEIAAATVAGALTLRDGARVVALRSQAIGRVLAGLGGMVSVALPAAEVRERTMPWEGRIQIAAVNGPRSVVVSGENEALDEFLADARADGIRARRVPVDYASHSAYVELLQDELSSLLADVAPRQPEIPMLSTVTGEWVEGPELDAGYWYRNLRQTVELERAVRALLGQGFATFVEASAHPVLVTGIQDIVEDAGRDAVVIGTLRRDEGGQERFWTSAGEAYVRGAAPDWDEVFAGSGARRVDLPTYAFQQDRYWYEPASAATDAVGLGLDAVGHPLLGAAVTVAGPHGDEALFTSRITRHSHPWLADHVVDGAAVLPPAALVELAVRAGDEFGATVLDAFSVEALPRLDPGAGLRVQVGVGAADEWGRRTVTVHTRPEAGDVTWQLAARGQVGVDASEPDFALETWPPAGATAVDLDGAYERLAGDGPAYGPGFRGVSAAWRRGDDLYAEVHLPEAGRNRALPGEFGLHPALLDAALHAAPLTATALPTAGAQPMSEAQHGSAEHPGSRSARLVVAWRGVRLHATGASLVRVRLTPAGDGTLAAYLADATGRPVATIASLGFGSAEARAAAGTREHDALFEVAWAPVGLEGARNGTASWGVLGAGSPQLDALLPGARHLPDVPAAGEAVRSGDGQPLFAVLAPAGGAQGGVLPGSVHRAARHALALVQEWLADDRLAGTRLVVLTRGAVATRTEDVTDLAASAVWGLLRSAQSEHPGRIVLVDTDGSPASDAVLPQISGAGTGEAQLALRDGRLLRPRMRRVSHTGDGRPSGSWNPEGTVLITGGTGSLGALFARHLVTRHGVRDLLLTSRRGEQAVGARQLVDELTGLGARVTVAAADAADREALARVLADVPADRPLTGVVHLAGVLDDGLIADQTPERLDAVLRPKADAAWNLHELTRGLDLSAFVLFSSLAGVIGGAGQAPYAAANAFLDGLAAHRAARGLPATSVAWGLWEQSGGMTGDLDEADLRRIARAGFRPVTAENGPAILDAALAQTLPALVGTPLDVAALRENPGRAPLLLSALAGAPTRGTARNAADRGASSGRDLRGMSEAEQLAYLLGVVRAEAGAVLGHPDPAGIDGDRPFPSLGFDSLTAVELRNRLDEVVGVRLPATLVFDHPTPAALAAYLRTVALEGQAGSAAGQAGANGDGGAAPHAVDFAAETVLPEDLRPEGVVTRVATDPRAVFLTGATGFLGAFVLRDLMRTTAARVRVLVRGADRAEAGERLRANLDWYRLAEEVDESRIDIVVGDLAQPLLGLDEGEFDRLSKETDVVYHVGASVNWLHPYEDVKAANVSGTVEVLRLAARHRTVPVHYVSTTGVFSGADSGGAALAPDAPTGPAESLPTGYVQSKWVCEQLIGTARERGLPVSVYRVDVISGDQRNGACQTRDFVWLSLKGILQAGAVPEGMVGPVHLMPVDYVSAAILSMSGREGAVGRTFHLYNPSELTLAEAADHLRSFGYPLGELDRDDWLELVRSDRGNALVPLLDAFELLTADSSGFYPPMDIADTLEVLAGTGVHCPPVTKELFGRYVDFFTEVGYFPAAPMTEG from the coding sequence ATGAACAACGAAGAAAAGCTCGTCGACTACCTCAAACGCGTCACCGTGGACCTGCAGAAGACCCGCCGGCGGCTCGCCGAGCTGGAGTCGGCGGCGTCCGAACCCGTCGCCGTCGTCGGCATGGCCTGCCGCTACCCGGGCGGCGTCGCCTCCCCCGACGACCTGTGGAACCTCGTGGCCGAGGGGCGCGACGCCATCACCGAGTGGCCCGCCGACCGCGGCTGGGACGTCGACGCCCTGTACGACCCCGAGCCGGGCCTGCCCGGCCGGACGTACACCAAGGAGGGCGGCTTCCTGGAGGGTGCGACCCGCTTCGACGCGGGCTTCTTCGGGATCTCGCCGCGCGAGGCCCTCGCCATGGACCCCCAGCACCGGGTGCTCCTGGAGACGGCCTGGGAGCTCTTCGAGAACGCGGGCATCGACCCGACGGCCCTGCGGGGCAGCAGCACCGGTGTCTTCGCCGGCATCGTCGAGCAGAGCTATCTCGGCCTCGACGGACCGGAGGAGTTCGAGGGATACCTCATGACGAGCAAGCTCGGCAGCGTGGCCTCCGGCCGCATCGCCTACTCGTTCGGGCTCGAGGGACCGGCCGTCTCGCTCGACACGGCCTGCTCGTCCTCGCTGGTGGCGCTGCACCTGGCCGTTCAGTCCGTACGCTCGGGCGAGTCGGCGCTCGCGGTCGCCGGCGGTGTCACGGTCAACGGCCACCCCGGCGGGTTCGTCGATTTCTCCCGGCAGAACGGCCTGTCCGCCGACGGCCGTTGCCGGTCCTTCGCCGCCTCGGCGGGCGGCACCGGCTGGTCCGAAGGGGTCGGCCTTGTCCTGGTCGAGAAGCTGTCCGACGCGCGACGGAACGGGCACCGCGTCCTCGCGGTGATCCGGGGCTCCGCCGTCAACCAGGACGGTGCCTCCAACGGCCTGACCGCCCCCAACGGCCCTTCCCAGGAACGGGTCGTCAAGGGGGCGCTCGCCGATGCCGGACTGACGACCGCCGACGTCGACATCGTCGAGGCGCACGGCACCGCGACCCGGCTCGGCGACCCGATCGAGGCGCAGGCACTCCTCGCCACGTACGGGCAGGGCCGCCCCGCCGACCGGCCGCTGCGCCTCGGCTCGCTCAAATCCAACATCGGGCACACCGTCGCCGCTGCCGGCGTCGGCGGCGTGATCAAGATGATCCAGGCCATGCGCCACGGGACCATGCCGAGGACGCTCCACGTCGACGAGCCCACCCCCGTGGTCGACTGGCACGCGGGCGCCGTCGAACTCCTCACCGAGGAACTCGCTTGGCCCGAGCTCGACCGTCCGCGCCGCGCCGCGGTCTCGTCCTTCGGCGTCAGCGGCACCAACGCCCACGTCATCCTCGAAGAGGTGCCGGAGACGATCACCGCCCCGGAGGAGGAGACGGCGAGCGGGCAGGACACGCCCTGGGTGCTGTCCGCGAAGTCCCGCCCCGCCCTGCGCGATCAGGCGCGTCGCCTCGCGGAGCACCTCGCCGAGCGACCCGAACTCACCGACCAGGACGTGGCGTTCTCGCTCGCGACGACCCGGGCCGCGCTCCCCGAGCGGGCGTCGATCGTCGGCGCCGACCGGGAAGCCCGGCTGGCGCGGCTCACGGCCCTCGCCGAGGGCGAACCCGCCGCGGGCCTGGTGACGGGGAGCGCGGGCCGGTCCGGCAAGACCGTGTTCCTGTTCCCCGGCCAGGGCTCGCAGTGGGCCGGCATGGCCGTGGACCTCATGGACACGTCCCCGGAGTTCGCGGCGCGCATCGACGCCTGCGCCGAGGCGCTGGCCGAGTTCACCGACTGGTCGCTCCAGGACGTCCTGCGCGGAACCGACGGACGCGGAGCCGACGGAAGCGGAACCGACGGAAGCGGAGCCGACGGCACCCCCGGCCTGGAGCGGGTCGACGTCGTCCAGCCCGTCCTGTGGGCGGTGATGGTGTCACTCGCCGAGCTGTGGCGCTCCCGGGGCGTGCGTCCCGAGGCCGTGATCGGACACTCGCAGGGCGAGATCGCGGCGGCGACCGTCGCCGGGGCACTCACCCTCCGGGACGGCGCCCGCGTCGTGGCCCTGCGCAGCCAGGCGATCGGCCGGGTCCTCGCCGGTCTGGGCGGCATGGTCTCCGTGGCCCTTCCCGCCGCGGAGGTCCGCGAGCGGACCATGCCGTGGGAGGGCAGGATCCAGATCGCCGCCGTCAACGGCCCCCGCTCGGTCGTCGTCTCGGGCGAGAACGAAGCGCTCGACGAGTTCCTCGCGGACGCCCGGGCGGACGGGATACGGGCCCGTCGCGTCCCCGTCGACTACGCCTCGCACTCGGCGTACGTGGAGCTGCTCCAGGACGAACTGTCGTCCCTCCTCGCGGATGTGGCCCCCCGTCAACCCGAGATCCCCATGCTGTCCACCGTGACCGGGGAGTGGGTCGAGGGGCCCGAACTGGACGCCGGATACTGGTACCGCAACCTCCGGCAGACCGTCGAGCTGGAGCGGGCCGTCCGTGCCCTCCTCGGGCAGGGCTTCGCCACCTTCGTGGAGGCCAGCGCCCATCCGGTCCTCGTGACCGGGATCCAGGACATCGTCGAGGACGCCGGGCGCGACGCCGTCGTGATCGGCACGCTGCGGCGCGACGAAGGCGGCCAGGAGCGGTTCTGGACCTCGGCCGGCGAGGCGTACGTGCGGGGTGCCGCCCCCGACTGGGACGAGGTCTTCGCGGGCTCCGGGGCACGGCGCGTCGACCTGCCGACGTACGCCTTCCAGCAGGACCGGTACTGGTACGAGCCGGCCTCTGCCGCCACGGACGCCGTGGGCCTGGGCCTGGACGCCGTCGGGCACCCCCTGCTGGGCGCGGCCGTCACCGTCGCGGGGCCGCACGGCGACGAGGCGCTCTTCACCAGCCGGATCACCCGGCACTCCCACCCGTGGCTGGCCGACCACGTCGTGGACGGGGCGGCCGTCCTGCCGCCGGCCGCCCTCGTGGAACTGGCGGTGCGGGCCGGGGACGAGTTCGGCGCCACCGTCCTTGACGCGTTCTCCGTCGAGGCGCTGCCGAGGCTGGACCCCGGAGCCGGGCTGCGCGTGCAGGTCGGCGTGGGCGCGGCGGACGAGTGGGGACGGCGTACGGTCACGGTCCACACCCGGCCCGAGGCCGGTGACGTCACGTGGCAGCTCGCCGCGCGGGGCCAGGTCGGCGTGGACGCCTCCGAGCCGGACTTCGCGCTGGAGACCTGGCCGCCCGCGGGCGCGACCGCGGTCGACCTGGACGGCGCCTACGAACGGCTCGCGGGAGACGGGCCGGCCTACGGCCCCGGCTTCCGGGGCGTGAGCGCCGCATGGCGGCGCGGCGACGACCTCTACGCCGAGGTGCACCTGCCGGAAGCGGGCCGGAACCGCGCACTGCCCGGCGAGTTCGGCCTGCACCCCGCCCTCCTGGACGCGGCCCTGCACGCGGCGCCGCTGACGGCCACGGCGCTGCCGACGGCCGGGGCGCAGCCGATGTCCGAGGCGCAGCACGGCTCCGCCGAACATCCCGGTTCCCGGTCCGCGCGGCTTGTCGTCGCATGGCGGGGAGTGCGCCTGCACGCCACCGGCGCCTCCCTCGTCCGCGTACGTCTGACGCCCGCCGGTGACGGCACCCTCGCCGCGTACCTTGCCGACGCGACAGGGAGGCCCGTGGCCACGATCGCCTCGCTCGGCTTCGGCTCCGCCGAGGCCCGCGCAGCTGCCGGGACACGCGAGCACGACGCCCTCTTCGAGGTCGCCTGGGCGCCCGTCGGCCTCGAAGGTGCCCGGAACGGGACCGCGTCCTGGGGTGTACTCGGCGCCGGGTCGCCGCAGCTCGACGCCCTCCTGCCGGGCGCCCGGCACCTGCCCGACGTCCCGGCGGCCGGGGAGGCCGTGCGGTCCGGCGACGGGCAGCCGCTCTTCGCCGTGCTCGCCCCCGCAGGCGGCGCGCAGGGCGGGGTGCTGCCCGGCTCGGTCCACCGGGCCGCGCGCCACGCGCTCGCCCTGGTCCAGGAGTGGCTGGCGGACGACCGGCTCGCCGGGACCAGGCTCGTGGTCCTCACCCGTGGCGCGGTCGCGACCCGGACCGAGGACGTGACCGACCTCGCGGCGTCCGCCGTCTGGGGGCTGCTGCGCTCGGCCCAGTCCGAACACCCCGGCCGCATCGTGCTCGTCGACACCGACGGGTCCCCGGCCTCGGACGCCGTACTCCCGCAGATCTCCGGCGCCGGCACCGGCGAGGCTCAACTGGCCCTCCGTGACGGACGGTTGCTCCGGCCCCGGATGCGCCGCGTCTCACACACGGGGGACGGTCGTCCTTCGGGTTCCTGGAACCCCGAGGGTACGGTCCTGATCACCGGCGGCACCGGCTCGCTCGGAGCCCTCTTCGCGCGCCACCTGGTGACCCGCCACGGGGTGAGGGACCTGCTCCTGACCAGCCGGCGCGGCGAACAGGCCGTCGGGGCGCGGCAGTTGGTCGACGAGCTCACCGGGCTCGGTGCCCGGGTGACGGTCGCCGCCGCCGACGCGGCCGACCGGGAGGCGCTCGCGCGGGTTCTCGCCGACGTCCCGGCGGACCGCCCGCTGACCGGCGTCGTCCACCTGGCCGGCGTCCTGGACGACGGCCTGATCGCGGACCAGACGCCGGAGCGACTGGACGCGGTGCTGCGGCCGAAGGCCGACGCCGCCTGGAACCTCCACGAGCTGACCCGCGGCCTCGACCTCTCGGCCTTCGTCCTCTTCTCCTCCCTCGCGGGCGTGATCGGCGGCGCCGGCCAGGCCCCGTACGCCGCGGCCAACGCCTTCCTCGACGGCCTCGCCGCGCACCGCGCGGCCCGCGGACTGCCCGCGACATCCGTCGCCTGGGGCCTGTGGGAGCAGTCCGGCGGCATGACCGGGGACCTGGACGAGGCGGACCTCCGACGTATCGCCCGGGCCGGCTTCCGGCCCGTCACCGCCGAGAACGGACCGGCGATCCTCGACGCCGCCCTCGCGCAGACGCTGCCGGCCCTGGTCGGCACCCCGCTTGACGTGGCCGCCCTACGGGAGAACCCCGGCCGGGCGCCGCTGCTGCTGTCCGCGCTCGCCGGCGCTCCCACCCGCGGCACCGCCCGGAACGCCGCCGACCGCGGCGCCTCCTCCGGCCGGGACCTGCGCGGGATGAGCGAAGCCGAACAGCTCGCGTACCTCCTCGGGGTCGTCCGGGCCGAGGCCGGTGCCGTGCTCGGCCACCCCGACCCGGCGGGCATCGACGGGGACCGGCCCTTCCCCTCGCTCGGGTTCGACTCGCTGACCGCGGTCGAACTCCGGAACCGGCTCGACGAGGTCGTGGGGGTCAGGCTCCCCGCCACACTGGTCTTCGACCATCCGACGCCCGCGGCGCTCGCCGCGTACCTCCGCACGGTCGCGCTGGAGGGGCAGGCGGGAAGCGCCGCCGGCCAGGCCGGGGCGAACGGTGACGGCGGTGCCGCGCCGCACGCCGTGGACTTCGCGGCCGAGACCGTACTCCCCGAGGACCTCCGGCCCGAGGGAGTCGTCACCCGGGTCGCCACCGACCCCAGGGCGGTGTTCCTGACCGGGGCCACCGGCTTCCTCGGCGCCTTCGTCCTGCGCGACCTGATGCGGACCACGGCCGCTCGCGTGCGGGTGCTCGTCCGCGGAGCGGACCGGGCCGAGGCGGGGGAGCGGCTGCGCGCCAACCTGGACTGGTACCGCCTCGCGGAGGAGGTCGACGAGAGCCGGATCGACATCGTCGTCGGCGACCTCGCGCAGCCCCTTCTCGGCCTCGACGAGGGGGAGTTCGACCGGCTGAGCAAGGAGACCGACGTCGTCTACCACGTCGGCGCCTCGGTCAACTGGCTCCATCCGTACGAGGACGTGAAGGCGGCGAACGTCTCCGGCACGGTCGAGGTCCTGCGGCTCGCGGCCCGGCACCGTACGGTCCCCGTCCACTACGTGTCGACGACCGGGGTCTTCTCGGGCGCCGACAGCGGCGGCGCCGCGCTCGCGCCGGACGCGCCGACGGGCCCGGCGGAGTCGCTGCCCACCGGCTACGTCCAGAGCAAGTGGGTGTGCGAGCAGCTCATCGGGACGGCCCGGGAGAGGGGCCTCCCGGTCTCGGTCTACCGCGTCGACGTGATCTCCGGCGACCAGCGCAACGGGGCCTGCCAGACACGGGACTTCGTGTGGCTGAGCCTCAAGGGCATCCTGCAGGCCGGCGCGGTCCCGGAGGGGATGGTGGGGCCCGTCCACCTGATGCCGGTGGACTACGTCAGCGCCGCGATCCTCTCGATGTCGGGCCGGGAGGGCGCGGTGGGCCGGACGTTCCACCTCTACAACCCGAGCGAGCTGACGTTGGCCGAAGCCGCCGACCACCTGCGGTCGTTCGGGTACCCGCTGGGTGAACTGGACCGGGACGACTGGCTGGAGCTCGTGCGCTCCGACCGGGGCAACGCGCTGGTGCCGCTGCTCGACGCCTTCGAGCTGCTGACCGCGGACAGTTCCGGTTTCTACCCGCCCATGGACATCGCCGACACGCTGGAGGTGCTCGCGGGCACCGGAGTCCACTGCCCGCCCGTGACCAAGGAACTGTTCGGCAGGTACGTCGACTTCTTCACCGAGGTCGGCTACTTCCCGGCGGCACCGATGACCGAGGGGTGA